Proteins from a genomic interval of Geodermatophilus obscurus DSM 43160:
- a CDS encoding HAAS signaling domain-containing protein has protein sequence MTAGTDTYRRELVQALRAGNVAPERIGEIVAEVESHVADTGEDPREAFGPAREYAAGFRRPRSRWSAAARPVPTLLGALCGFLVANGVVGLVDDEPALGMPAWIVLTAGAVLWIPSLVAVLRLSVPVPDPRTGRSITPAPGPVATAVGMGGTLVAVAVACWGLAVLTS, from the coding sequence ATGACCGCCGGCACCGACACCTACCGCCGCGAGCTGGTGCAGGCGCTGCGGGCGGGGAACGTGGCACCCGAGCGGATCGGCGAGATCGTCGCCGAGGTGGAGAGCCACGTCGCCGACACCGGCGAGGACCCCCGCGAGGCCTTCGGCCCGGCACGGGAGTACGCCGCCGGATTCCGCCGTCCGCGCAGCCGCTGGTCCGCGGCGGCCCGCCCAGTTCCGACCCTGCTGGGCGCGCTGTGCGGCTTCCTCGTCGCGAACGGGGTGGTCGGCCTGGTCGACGACGAGCCGGCCCTGGGCATGCCGGCCTGGATCGTGCTCACCGCAGGAGCGGTGCTGTGGATCCCGTCGCTGGTGGCCGTGCTGCGTCTCAGCGTCCCGGTGCCCGATCCCCGCACCGGCCGGTCGATCACACCGGCCCCCGGTCCGGTCGCGACCGCCGTCGGCATGGGCGGCACCCTGGTCGCCGTCGCCGTCGCGTGCTGGGGGCTGGCCGTCCTGACGAGCTGA
- a CDS encoding SRPBCC domain-containing protein, producing MRSYEAAARIDASPEQVWALLVDVGSWRDWDSGVDRVDGRVALGEKLTLYATMIRNRPFTVTVTEIRPREVMRWRGGLPLGLAVIERTYSLDDQEDGSTVLTVREDHSGPLAGLLARSTPDLNPSFRHFCEGLKARAEGRASRPTG from the coding sequence GTGAGGAGCTACGAGGCGGCCGCGCGGATCGACGCGAGCCCTGAGCAGGTGTGGGCGCTGCTGGTCGACGTGGGCAGCTGGCGGGACTGGGACTCCGGCGTCGACCGGGTGGACGGCCGGGTCGCGCTCGGCGAGAAGCTGACGCTCTACGCCACGATGATCCGCAACCGCCCCTTCACGGTGACGGTCACCGAGATCCGCCCGCGCGAGGTCATGCGCTGGCGCGGCGGGCTGCCGCTGGGGCTGGCGGTCATCGAGCGCACCTACTCCCTCGACGACCAGGAGGACGGCAGCACGGTGCTCACCGTCCGCGAGGACCACTCCGGCCCGCTGGCGGGGCTGCTCGCCCGCTCGACGCCGGACCTGAACCCCTCCTTCCGCCACTTCTGCGAGGGGCTCAAGGCCCGCGCCGAGGGGCGCGCCTCCCGCCCCACCGGCTGA
- a CDS encoding PadR family transcriptional regulator, producing the protein MPLEPWPAEWLRATLPLTVLAVVAEEETYGYAIAQRLQAAGLGAVKGGTLYPVLNRLEQDRLVTSSWREGAGGPGRKFFTVTPHGRAHLAERAAAWHTFTERAAGLLPSVGSPR; encoded by the coding sequence GTGCCGCTCGAACCCTGGCCCGCCGAGTGGCTGCGCGCGACGTTGCCGCTGACGGTGCTGGCGGTCGTGGCCGAGGAGGAGACCTACGGCTACGCGATCGCCCAGCGCCTGCAGGCGGCCGGCCTGGGGGCGGTCAAGGGCGGCACCCTCTACCCGGTCCTCAATCGGCTCGAGCAGGACCGGCTGGTCACGTCGTCCTGGCGCGAGGGCGCGGGCGGGCCGGGTCGCAAGTTCTTCACCGTCACGCCGCACGGCCGCGCGCACCTCGCCGAGCGGGCCGCCGCCTGGCACACGTTCACCGAGCGGGCCGCCGGCCTGCTCCCGTCCGTGGGGAGTCCTCGATGA
- a CDS encoding DUF309 domain-containing protein produces the protein MDVDRDRDPAGRARNARPRDALGRPLPRGAVGEERAPEGVLRTPDRALTEAQQLLDAGRPFHAHEVLEDAWKSSPEEERQLWRGLAQLAVGLTHVARGNDRGAASLLERGAGNVAAYADAPPHGVDVAGLVAWARELAASPPASRDAAALAPRLRAARPSTWSSAHNRPGPADPRHPGLG, from the coding sequence GTGGATGTCGATCGGGACCGGGATCCGGCAGGCCGGGCGCGCAACGCCCGACCCCGCGACGCGCTGGGGCGGCCGTTGCCGCGCGGAGCCGTGGGGGAGGAGCGGGCGCCGGAGGGTGTCCTCCGGACGCCGGACCGGGCGCTGACGGAGGCCCAGCAGCTGCTGGACGCGGGCCGGCCGTTCCACGCCCACGAGGTGCTCGAGGACGCGTGGAAGTCGTCGCCGGAGGAGGAGCGGCAGCTGTGGCGCGGGCTGGCCCAGCTCGCCGTCGGGCTGACCCACGTGGCGCGCGGCAACGACCGGGGCGCGGCGAGCCTGCTGGAGCGCGGTGCGGGCAACGTCGCCGCCTACGCCGACGCTCCGCCGCACGGCGTCGACGTCGCCGGCCTGGTCGCCTGGGCACGGGAACTGGCGGCCTCGCCCCCGGCGTCCCGCGACGCCGCCGCGCTCGCGCCACGCCTGCGTGCCGCTCGACCCTCGACCTGGTCGAGTGCCCACAATCGTCCCGGCCCTGCTGACCCACGCCACCCGGGGCTCGGGTGA
- a CDS encoding NAD-dependent malic enzyme — translation MSTDTAATPSTDDTSLGEPTTPPRGPVTSASYSITVRLTADGDPASIGRIATAVGSAGGAVTAIDVVDSRSDGLTVDVTCSAADAAHSEEMVDALRAVPGVRVRKVSDRTFLLHLGGKLEVASRVPLKTRDDLSMAYTPGVARVCLALADNPDDVRRLTIKGNTVAVVTDGSAVLGLGDIGPGAAMPVMEGKAVLFKRFADIDAWPICLDTQDVDEIVRTVELIAPGFGGINLEDIAAPRCFEIEARLREKLDIPVFHDDQHGTAIVALAAMRNALRVVDKQLEDVKIVVAGGGAAGTAIVHLMLKAGARHVLVWDREGILSPDDERLSPAKLDLAQRTNPECVRGELPDALDGADVFIGVSAANVLPVEALARMAPKAVVFPMANPTPEVDPVRARQHAAVVASGRSDLPNQINNVLAFPGMFRGLLDARAREISDGMLLAAAEAIASVVKDDQLNANYIIPSVFDPAVTQAVAAAVADQARQEPGATAPVTEDGDLVG, via the coding sequence ATGAGCACCGACACCGCAGCCACGCCCAGCACCGACGACACCTCCCTCGGCGAGCCGACGACGCCGCCCCGCGGGCCGGTCACGTCGGCGTCGTACTCGATCACCGTGCGGCTCACCGCCGACGGCGACCCGGCGTCCATCGGCCGCATCGCGACCGCGGTGGGATCGGCCGGCGGCGCGGTGACGGCGATCGACGTCGTCGACTCCCGGTCCGACGGCCTGACCGTCGACGTCACCTGCTCGGCCGCGGACGCCGCACACTCCGAGGAGATGGTCGACGCGCTGCGCGCCGTCCCCGGGGTGAGGGTCCGCAAGGTCAGCGACCGCACCTTCCTGCTGCACCTGGGCGGCAAGCTGGAAGTCGCCTCCCGGGTGCCGCTGAAGACCCGCGACGACCTGTCGATGGCCTACACCCCCGGCGTCGCGCGGGTCTGCCTCGCGCTGGCCGACAACCCCGACGACGTCCGCCGTCTCACCATCAAGGGCAACACCGTCGCCGTGGTCACCGACGGGTCGGCCGTCCTGGGGCTGGGCGACATCGGCCCCGGTGCCGCGATGCCCGTCATGGAGGGCAAGGCCGTCCTGTTCAAGCGCTTCGCCGACATCGACGCCTGGCCCATCTGCCTGGACACCCAGGACGTCGACGAGATCGTGCGCACGGTGGAGCTCATCGCCCCCGGCTTCGGCGGTATCAACCTCGAGGACATCGCCGCGCCGCGCTGCTTCGAGATCGAGGCCCGGCTGCGCGAGAAGCTCGACATCCCGGTCTTCCACGACGACCAGCACGGGACGGCGATCGTCGCGCTGGCCGCGATGCGCAACGCGCTGCGGGTCGTGGACAAGCAGCTCGAGGACGTGAAGATCGTGGTGGCCGGCGGCGGCGCGGCCGGGACGGCGATCGTGCACCTGATGCTCAAGGCCGGCGCCCGGCACGTGCTGGTGTGGGACCGCGAGGGGATCCTCTCGCCGGACGACGAGCGGCTCTCCCCGGCCAAGCTCGACCTGGCCCAGCGGACCAACCCGGAGTGCGTGCGCGGCGAGCTGCCCGACGCGCTCGACGGCGCCGACGTCTTCATCGGCGTCAGCGCCGCCAACGTGCTGCCGGTCGAGGCGCTGGCGCGGATGGCCCCGAAGGCCGTCGTCTTCCCGATGGCGAACCCGACCCCCGAGGTCGATCCGGTGCGCGCCCGGCAGCACGCCGCCGTCGTCGCCTCGGGCCGCTCGGACCTGCCCAACCAGATCAACAACGTCCTGGCGTTCCCCGGGATGTTCCGGGGGCTGCTGGACGCGCGGGCGCGGGAGATCAGCGACGGGATGCTGCTGGCGGCGGCGGAGGCGATCGCCTCCGTAGTCAAGGACGACCAGCTCAACGCCAACTACATCATCCCGAGCGTCTTCGACCCCGCCGTCACCCAGGCCGTCGCCGCCGCGGTGGCCGACCAGGCGCGGCAGGAGCCCGGCGCGACCGCCCCGGTCACCGAGGACGGCGACCTCGTCGGCTGA